The genome window TGGACGATGGGCACTTCCACTTCAGTGTGGAAAAAGTGATAGAGGGTGAGGCGTGGGAGACCCACGTCATCCGAATGATTTCCCAGAACTGGCTTACCGCCGATCGGGTGGACCCGGTTGAGTGGTGGCATTGGCTTACCGTCATCATCCCGGATGAAGTGGATGAGACTGAGGCCCTCGTGGTCATCGATGGCGGGAGCAGCGAGGACAACATGCCGATCTCAGCAGATCCCGCCTACGTGGAGGCCGCCGTGGCCACCAAGTCAATCATCGCTTCCATCTCCAACATCCCGTTTCAGCCGGTGACCTACACAGGGGACGATTTCGGAGACCGGTACGAGGACGACCTTATCGCCTTTGGCTGGCGGAAGTTCTTGGAAGGGGGCGCAAGGGACAATAATGTGGAGTGGCTGGCCCAACTTCCCATGACTAGAGCAGTGGCGCGCGGTTTGGATGTGGTACAGGAAGTATCGGCATCGGCTGGGAAACCGGTGGACCGGTTCGTGGTGACAGGAGCGTCAAAGCGGGGATGGGCGACTTGGACTACCGCCATTTCGGACGACCGGGTCATGGCCATTGCTCCCATCGTGATCGATATGTTGAACGTCACACCGTCGCTCTACCATCACTGGCGCTGTTACGGTGAGTGGTCACCAGCGTTGGACCCCTACGTGAACGAAGGGATCATGAACTGGTTGGGCTCCCGAGAGAACGACCGCCTGATCGAGATTGTGGAGCCGTACTCCTTTATCAAAGAGCTGGACCTTCCTAAGTTCCTCATCAATGCAAGCAGTGACGAATTCTTTGTAACGGACTCGTGGCAGTTCTACTGGGACGACCTTGTGGGAGAGAAGTACATCCAGTATGTTCCCAATAGCGGTCACGGACTGAAAACCTATGATATGTCGAGCTTGGTGGCGTTTTACAAGGCGGTCATCTCCGGCGCGGAGCTGCCGAAATTTGATTGGAATGTGCGGGGTGACTCCATCTTTGTGAATATTAACCACAATACCAATACCGACTACACATTGACCCAGTGGGAGGCGGTGAACGAGAACGGTCGAGACTTCCGCCTGCCCGTCATCGGTAGGGTTTGGACAGCAGTATCTCTCCCGCGGCAAGAGGACGGGCGCTATGCCATCGGCATCGTACCGGCAGAGTCGGGGTACAAGGCGAGCCTGCTGGAGATGGTGTTCAACCCCGGTTCAGACTTCCCCTTTACATTCACCACCGGTACCGTGGTGACACCGGACACTTACCCCTTTAGCGAGTTTGTTAGTGAGTTGCCTGAGGGAACACGTTGACTAAGAAACCGCTACCTAATGGTGATCGGTTAATGCGTTTATAGAAAAGGGGACGGTCGGGATGAAAGAAGCACCCACATCCCTTTATGATTAATCAGCTCAAGAAAATTTTCGGAGTGTTGATTGAGTATTGAATAATAACAAATGAAAACATATATTCATTTAAAAGGAGAAAAATATGAAACGAATATTTCAATTAGTCTTGGCCATGGGGGTATTGTTCGGCCAGGCCTATGATTACCAGAAACTGTCAAAGATTATTGAGAATGATGATCAGGTTGCCAAAGATTTAGCCCATTTATGTGACTTTATCGGTGGCCGTCCTACGGGATCTGAGGCGAACTTAGCGTCTGTTGACTGGACCTATGGCAAATTTCAAGAGTACGGTGTATCTGTTTCCAAGCAGGCTTTTGAAATGCCTGGTTTTTGGCTAGAGCAGTCTTCCAAAGCAAAAATTACCGGTGATTTAAACTTTACACCCCGCGTAACAGCCCTCACTTTTTCCACCAGAAGTAACATGTATAAAACGTATCCGCTGTTAGATGGCGGTCGGGGTGAGAAAGAGGATTTTTCAAGGTTAGGTACTAGGTCTGAAGGAGCTGTCATTTTTATTGAGACAGATGAATTAGTCAACATAGATGGGTTATTCAAGGAATATAGTGATGCTGCCAAAATCGAGGCACTTGCATACAAAGCAGGCGTTGCGGGTGTTGTATATATGTCATCTCGGCCAAAAAAACTGATGTACCGGCATAATGCCTCACGTGCTTATGATAATACTTTGCCAATGCTGGTGATGGCAAGAGAAGATGGAAAAAGATGTTTGCGTGCATTACGAAGCAATGATACAAGTCAATTATTTATTCAAATGGATATTAAAGTCAAAAATAGGGGTGATCAGACGAGTTATAATGTCATCAGTGAAATAAGGGGCTCAGAAAAGCCCGATGAAGTAGTGGTGATCGGGTCACACCTTGATTCTTGGGGGATGGGTACGGGTGCTAATGATAATGGCTGCAATGTTGTGATGATGATGACCATAGCGAAACATTTTGTTCAATTGGGCATCACGCCAAAGCGTACTATTCGCTTAGTTCTATGGAATGGTGAAGAACAGGGTTTCTATGGGTCGATGGCTTATACTAAACAATACGAAAACACCATGGATGACCATGTGATGGCATTATCGGTGGATATCGGCAGTGGTGCTATCAATGGATTCTTCACCGGCGGCAGGCCGGACGTTCTCCAGGCAACGGATCAGATTGTAAACTGGTTTAAGGATCTGGGGCCTTTTATCAATATTGATGTGCCTTTAGTCGGTACTGATAACTTTGATTTTATGATGGTGGGTGTACCTAATCTGGTTGCTAACCATGAAGAATACAACTATGCGCTCAATTATCATGCTGAATCGGACACCTATGATAAAGTAGATATTGTACAGCTGAAAAAAAATACAGTGATTGTTGCGGCACTCACACTGGAATATGCCAATGATTTATCCATCAAACTAAAGCGTCAGACCCGCAGTGAAATTGAGACATTAATCGTCAATACGGACTTGGAGGATCAGATGCGGGCCATGATGAATGTCTGGGATGAATGGACTACGGGTATAAGAGGCCGTCAGTAATAGATGTCAACGGTCTTTTAAGCCGTTGGTCACAGGTTCGATTCCTGTCGGGCACACACCAGATTAGCCCCTCTTAATGAGGGGTTTTTTCTTTATATACTCTCGAGAGTTGACTTTCCCGTTATCTGGTTGTAGCTATGTCAAATAAAGTCAAAGAAGGTCATATAATACCGTTTTAGGGA of Candidatus Neomarinimicrobiota bacterium contains these proteins:
- a CDS encoding PhoPQ-activated pathogenicity-like protein PqaA type, whose amino-acid sequence is MKKLLPLLILMSLASISLARRIKRAFTTLLSLLLFAGCQKSDNLLKDYVQLDDGHFHFSVEKVIEGEAWETHVIRMISQNWLTADRVDPVEWWHWLTVIIPDEVDETEALVVIDGGSSEDNMPISADPAYVEAAVATKSIIASISNIPFQPVTYTGDDFGDRYEDDLIAFGWRKFLEGGARDNNVEWLAQLPMTRAVARGLDVVQEVSASAGKPVDRFVVTGASKRGWATWTTAISDDRVMAIAPIVIDMLNVTPSLYHHWRCYGEWSPALDPYVNEGIMNWLGSRENDRLIEIVEPYSFIKELDLPKFLINASSDEFFVTDSWQFYWDDLVGEKYIQYVPNSGHGLKTYDMSSLVAFYKAVISGAELPKFDWNVRGDSIFVNINHNTNTDYTLTQWEAVNENGRDFRLPVIGRVWTAVSLPRQEDGRYAIGIVPAESGYKASLLEMVFNPGSDFPFTFTTGTVVTPDTYPFSEFVSELPEGTR
- a CDS encoding M20/M25/M40 family metallo-hydrolase → MKRIFQLVLAMGVLFGQAYDYQKLSKIIENDDQVAKDLAHLCDFIGGRPTGSEANLASVDWTYGKFQEYGVSVSKQAFEMPGFWLEQSSKAKITGDLNFTPRVTALTFSTRSNMYKTYPLLDGGRGEKEDFSRLGTRSEGAVIFIETDELVNIDGLFKEYSDAAKIEALAYKAGVAGVVYMSSRPKKLMYRHNASRAYDNTLPMLVMAREDGKRCLRALRSNDTSQLFIQMDIKVKNRGDQTSYNVISEIRGSEKPDEVVVIGSHLDSWGMGTGANDNGCNVVMMMTIAKHFVQLGITPKRTIRLVLWNGEEQGFYGSMAYTKQYENTMDDHVMALSVDIGSGAINGFFTGGRPDVLQATDQIVNWFKDLGPFINIDVPLVGTDNFDFMMVGVPNLVANHEEYNYALNYHAESDTYDKVDIVQLKKNTVIVAALTLEYANDLSIKLKRQTRSEIETLIVNTDLEDQMRAMMNVWDEWTTGIRGRQ